The Persephonella sp. KM09-Lau-8 nucleotide sequence ACAGATTGAACCCATCTCACAGGTGAATAAAAGTGCTGGCTCAGTTCTTTCCTTATTTCATCTGCAGATTGTATAGGTGTTGCTGTTATATTTGATACTACAGGTATCTGTGCATCTTTTATTGGTATTTCATTGAGATATTTTTCAAATTCTTTTGCTTTATCCCTGAGAAGTGAAGAGTGTGCCGGAACTGATACAGCAAGGGGAACTACTTTTTTGGCTCCTTTTTCTTTCAGAACCTCCATTGCCTTTTCTACTGCTTCCTTTTCACCAGAGATAACTGTTTGTTCATAAGAGTTGTAGTTAGCAATTTCAACTATTCCTGAAATTTCTTTTAATGTTTTTTCTATTTCTTCTGCAGGAAGGCCTATTATTGCTGCCATTCCTCCAACACCTTCAGGAACAGCCTCCTGCATCAGTTTTCCTCTAATATTTGTTATCCAGACTGCATCAAGAATATCAAGGGCGTTTGCTGCAACAAGGGCAGAAAATTCCCCAAGTGAGTGGCCTGCAACAAATTTAGGGACGATATCAGGTTTTTTCTGTTTTAAAACATATAAAAGTGCGTAGGATGTCAAAACAAGTGCCGGTTGTGTATATTCTGTTAGATTTAGTTTTTGTTCATCTTCAAATATTATTTTTTTCAGGTCAAATCCAAGTCTTTCATTAGCTTTTTCATAAAGTTCCTGTATTTCTGGGTATGCCTCGTAAACATCTTTGCCCATTCCTAATTCCTGTGAACCCTGTCCAGGAAAAACAAATGCTACTGCCATTTCACTCTCCTGAGAAATTTTTTGAGAATATTTTATCAGAAGGATGGCGGGAATATCCCGCCAGTTTGATTATTTTTTGTAAAGTTCTATAAGGTCTGCAATATCTGTGTCTAAAACATAAACATTCTGATATCCCAGAGCTTCAAGATATCCCATTACCCTGTTTGCAAATTTTACTAATTTACAACCAACAACTATAGGTGTTGTTTTATCCTGTGGAATTCTTCCATCTTCATACTGCTGAACAAACTCAATAACAGGAACATAATAAGCATTTGGAACATTTGCTTCTTCTGCATTTTCTCCTTCAACTTTTGCAGGAGGCCTTACATCAAGAACAACTGCCCCAGCTTCTTCAATAAGTTCCCTTGCTTTGTGAATGTCTACCATTCCAAGATTTGGTTTTTCTTTGTCTGCCTCAATGGCCTGTCTGATATTAACCAGAATGTCTACTTCTGACATTTCCTTACCTCCTTTTATCTGAATATTTTATTTATTTTGCAGTTTTCCTGGGATAGAGCCTCCCTGATTTCTTTTTTGATTTCTTCCATCTGCAATTCATATCCATATCTGCAACTTCTTACACAGCTTAGGCGCATTTTTTCATTTTTAAAAAGGGTGTCTATGATTTCGTTGTATGCCTTTTTATTCCCAAGCTTTTCTTTTGTGTATTCAGCTGCAACGTCAGGGGCAAATACACAGTTTTCATATCCTTCTTTTCTATCCTTTATTACTTCTCCAATCTGTCCACAGTATAAATGTAAGACACCTAAAATATTTAATATACTGCATTTATCTTTATGCGAGGGCTCGCCAATAGAAAAATTAAATAACATAAAAAATAAAAACAAAGAAATAATTTTTCTCATAATTTTCTCCTTGTTTTTACTGTTTGCCAAATTGTAGCACATTACTTATTATTAATTTTTAAAATTTGTTGTTAAATGGAGGGGCTATGAAAAAAATCATTTTAGATGAATATGAAATTCCAACCCACTGGTATAACATTCTCCCAGATTTACCATCACCTTTAGAACCACCTTTAGACCCTCAAACAAAAGAACCAATGAGCCCAGAAAATTTAAAAGCTTTATTCCCTGAGGCCTTAATAGAACAGGAAATGTCCACAGAAAGATGGATAGAAATTCCCCCAGAGGTGAGGGAAGTTTATGCAATATGGCGTCCAACACCTTTGATAAGGGCAACCAATCTTGAGGAGTATCTGGATACACCTGCCAAAATATTTTATAAATATGAAGGAATAGCACCTCCTGGCAGCCATAAACCAAATACCGCTGTAGCACAGGCTTATTACAATGCAAAGGAAGGAATTAAAAAACTGACTACAGAAACAGGTGCAGGTCAGTGGGGTAGTTCTCTGGCATTTGCAGGTCAGTATTTTGGTGTTCAGGTTAAGGTTTATATGGTTAAAGTTAGCTATCAACAAAAGCCTTATAGAAGAATTCTTATGGAAACATGGGGGCTGAGGTTATCCCAAGTCCAAGCCCATATACAAAATCAGGTAAAAAGATACTTGAGGAAGACCCTGATAATCCCGGTAGTCTCGGAATAGCAATAAGTGAGGCTGTTGAAGAGGCCCTTGAAAATGAAGATACCCATTATGCACTTGGCAGTGTTTTGAACCATGTTCTTTTACATCAGACCGTTATAGGATTAGAGGCAAAAAAACAGCTGGCAAAAATTAAGCACTATCCAGATATAGTTATAGGCTCTGTAGGTGGTGGAAGTAATTTTGGTGGTCTTGCATTGCCGTTTATGATTGAGAGATTATCTGGAGAAAGCTGCACAAGATTTATAGCTGTTGAGCCTGCTTCATGCCCAACACTAACACAGGGTAAATACGAGTATGATTTTGGTGATACAGTGGGATTTACTCCTCTTATGAAGATGCATACCCTTGGACATGATTTTGTTCCACCTTCTATTCATGCAGGTGGACTTAGATATCATGGGATGGCACCTATAATATCAAAGCTATATGATGAGGGATTAATTGAAGCAGTTGCTGTTCCTCAAACAGAGATATTCAAAGCTGCTATAACGTTTGCAAGAACAGAAGGAATAGTTCCTGCTCCTGAAAGTGCTCACGCAGTTAAGGTTGCAATTGATGAGGCTTTAAAATGCAGAGAAACAGGAGAGCCAAAGGTAATACTATTTAATCTCAGTGGACACGGATTATTAGACCTGTCTGCTTATCAGCAATTTTTGGAAGGAAAACTAAAGGATTAAACCTTTAGGTATTCTAAGAAAAATGTGGCTATCCCAAGATAAATAAGTATTCCAAAAATATCATTAAGAGTTAAAGTGATAGGACCC carries:
- the fabD gene encoding ACP S-malonyltransferase: MAVAFVFPGQGSQELGMGKDVYEAYPEIQELYEKANERLGFDLKKIIFEDEQKLNLTEYTQPALVLTSYALLYVLKQKKPDIVPKFVAGHSLGEFSALVAANALDILDAVWITNIRGKLMQEAVPEGVGGMAAIIGLPAEEIEKTLKEISGIVEIANYNSYEQTVISGEKEAVEKAMEVLKEKGAKKVVPLAVSVPAHSSLLRDKAKEFEKYLNEIPIKDAQIPVVSNITATPIQSADEIRKELSQHFYSPVRWVQSVEFMANNGVDTFIEIGPKKVLTGLIKRIVKPAKLINIQTIENIDKL
- a CDS encoding rhodanese-like domain-containing protein, translated to MSEVDILVNIRQAIEADKEKPNLGMVDIHKARELIEEAGAVVLDVRPPAKVEGENAEEANVPNAYYVPVIEFVQQYEDGRIPQDKTTPIVVGCKLVKFANRVMGYLEALGYQNVYVLDTDIADLIELYKK